TTTTTTTAGGCGAGCATTAGCACAAAGGTGTTCGACTCCACGCATGAACAATCTGATCTCATTAGGCGGGCAACATCAaggtgtttttggtttgccaAACTGTCCTTCGTTAAGTAGCAGCACTTGCGAACGTTTTCGACGGCTACTAAATTACGCTGCGTATAAAGATTTCATGCAAAACTTTCTCGTCCAAGCAACTTATTGGCATGACCCATTAAATGAAGAAGCTTACAAAAATTTCAGCACATTTTTAGCAGATATTAATAATGAGCGAACAGTTAATCAAACTTATATCAACAATTTGCAACTATTAAACAAATTCGTCATGGTTCGTTTCAACAATGACACCATTGTGCAACCAGTGGAATCACAGTGGTTTGGATATTACAAACCAGGACAGGATAAAGAAACCTACACCCTTCGCGAaagcaatttatttattgaggTTGTATTTATTGTTCATAATCTAGTTTGATTCTAACCTTGATCTATGTGACCTAACGCGCGTTTTTAAATTTCAGGATCGCCTTGGATTGAAAAAGATGGATGACGAAAAGAAGATAGTTTTCCTAAAGTGTATGGGCAACCACCTGCAGTTTACGAAGGAATGGTTCAAAACGTATTTGTTTCCATATCTAAcataagaataaaaaaaaatgttttaatataaaaatatatcaaTGTATATTGCGcatcaatatttaaaaataatgatgatgataatctGTACATATAAAAGAAAGTCGTGTTAGTGATGTTATTTATAGTCCAAGAACGGCTGAACTGATTTGGTTGAAAATTATGGCGAGGTAGTGGGGAGGaggtgtggaggtagcttagaacggacataggatactttttacGCTCCTAACGCGTCACAATGAAGTCACACTAAGGCATTGTTTTTCTTAATACTGAGACGAGATTTCTCACACTGATATCTTTtttaagagacgaatgttaggctattaccGCTCAAAttctctataatacaaaagaaaaaaaaacactgatATCTTTGCTTGACAAAGGCCAGACTGAGAGGGCACAGCAgtttgcttctctttcgcgCTAATGGAGCTCCCGCGAACAGTTCGACAATTTGATAGTTTACCGGTAAAAAAGTTTCCATCGTGTGCATCTTTTTTTGCATCTGCATCGTCGTGCACAAATTAACGTGCATGGCAAAaatactaggtgtatgcatcaaaaatcgggatttttttacacacaaaaaacgtttataaaattttaatgcgattttctattttattcaaagtatgtgtcatcgctagctatacatttcttctatctctctgctaaatcatggattcccagacgaaagaatttttcgactttttaagtaaattaattagtcatcctatttcgacttcctcgtagaaaaacgaagggctgctcagccaatacgtgtcccatcgatgaaaatgaatgatattcggaaagaaccaagtctggtgaataacgcggggagggatagcagctcccatccaagtgatttgatagtatcctgaaacagttttgttttttggggcgcctggtacttgttgccacgggccaccaggcgcctccattgaaaacCACTAGAATTactttttggtcgattttcgatcaatgcatggttcaaattgaccatttgttgtcagtagcgatcggaattaaagTTTCCAtaaggttttaggagcttgtgaaacaccgcacctttctgtcccatcaaaaagtccgttttttggagtccttcgacgcttttttttgttaagtcaaaaacgccattttgaatttttttaaaccacttaaagcactgcgatcttccaaacacaagtcccgacaagcatttggtgcgattccgaagcaggtttcttttccgattccgaagcaggttacgatgcatcgtttcagatccgctatcgctacaatgcacacatgtctatccacacgcacacatgtatggaaattggtccgaaattaatgctcgacgctttagattttttttatctgaaacgatgcatcgtagCGTGAGGACCGGGCttaagagttgagaaccggactgttactgcggtgccacacggtgcataactataacacgtagCACGTAACTTAGTATCAAATCTgttatgcgccctgtataacgtcgtggTTTGCGCCCGGTATAGCGTCGTGTTATAGGctctgctgagccacaacgcttttgacgcctggtcgctgtactgtcaaaattgttatatgaggctgttatatctgctgttatgcaccgtgtggcagcgcagtaatAATAGTCTgatgaaaatgcaaaacttgTTATTGCTGCACATAAACATTCAGCATTCAGCTGGCAGTTCAGTGTTTGTACAATTCACCGGGGTTTCGTTGTgctataattttatttaatggAGTTTTAACGAATGCCACCATCTTCTAGACATATATGCATCGACTTTGATTAGACCAAAACAATTCTAAGTAGAATCCACGGCATCTATAGAGATTATAAGATAAATACGATTGCGTAGGCACAGCTCTAGTCTGTGCTAAGAGCTGTGAGGGTTGGTTACTGCTAAGCGTTTTGTTTAGTTCACAAGGATAGTTGTTTCATGAGTTTTGGTTTAGTGTCTCGAGTGGAGCCTTGTAAAAGAATGAAGCATTTTCTTCGTGCTGGTTTGGTTTTGAGCATTTTGACGATCCCAGTTCTGTGCGAGAAACTACCGATTGTTTTGTGGCATGGAATGGGTAAGACGAGCAACTTTCCTAATGGTAACGGCCGAAGATAATCCGATAGTAGCAAGAATGAACAACGCTTCAATCAATTTCGAAATTATTACCTAAGTATACAGtcttaatattttttgttcctgtgtttattttatgagcTTAACAAATTTTGATTCCACAATtgcaacatattttaaatGTTGAGTGAATGAATGTTGTTAAACTTGAACTTTTCAATAGATAATTGTGGTTGATGTTGATCCCTTCAGATCCAGAATGACGCTACTCTTTCTCAAAATGATTACACTCACTCattaagttaaaaaaaaattgttgtGAGAAATATATATATTACTTTCTTATATTTTAACAGCTTATCTCGTTTAATCAATATTTCAAAAAGGTCCAATTGAATTGATGAATGGTTTTATATTTGCTAATCGGTTAAATCTCGTAGTCAGATACTCTCTTCAGTTTACTAAAGTTTCGATactaaaattttatttatagGTGATACGTGTTGCTTCCCGTTCAGCTTAGGTGGATTGAAAAAATTTCTACAGGCAGAGCTCGACGTGTACGTGAAGTCGATTGAAATTGGCAATTCAATTGTTTCCGACTTTAAAAGTGGATACATGCTTCATCCAAATAAGCAGGGAAGTCCATATTCAGTTATCTGCTTGCACACACTTTTCGTATCAGTTTGGAATGAGAAATGAGAATTTGGTTTGGATCGTACGATGCATATCAATTACATTCTCCCACAATTTGGCCGGCAACAAAATATATGTGTACATCCTTTCATTTACGATAGGTCGAAATGGTATGTGCAGACCTAAGGGAAGATGCTGCTCTGAGCGGTGGTTTCAATGGAATAGGGTTCTCTCAAGGAGGACAATTTATGTAAGTAGACATTATTGCAAtgctattttttatttgaaatgtaTTGAGTATATCcgtataattttttttttttaggcGAGCATTAGCACAAAGGTGTTCGACTCCACGCATGAACAATCTGATCTCATTAGGCGGGCAACATCAaggtgtttttggtttgccaAACTGTCCTTCGTTAAGTAGCAGCACTTGCGAACGTTTTCGACGGCTACTAAATTACGCTGCGTATAAAGATTTCATGCAAAACTTTCTCGTCCAAGCAACTTATTGGCATGACCCATTAAATGAAGAAGCTTACAAAAATTTCAGCACATTTTTAGCAGATATTAATAATGAGCGAACAGTTAATCAAACTTATATCAACAATTTGCAACTATTAAACAAATTCGTCATGGTTCGTTTCAACAATGACACCATTGTGCAACCAGTGGAATCACAGTGGTTTGGATATTACAAACCAGGACAGGATAAAGAAACCTACACCCTTCGCGAaagcaatttatttattgaggTTGTATTTATTGTTCATAATCTAGTTTGATTCTAACCTTGATCTATGTGACCTAACGCGCGTTTTTAAATTTCAGGATCGCCTTGGATTGAAAAAGATGGATGACGAAAAGAAGATAGTTTTCCTAAAGTGTATGGGCAACCACCTGCAGTTTACGAAGGAATGGTTCAAAACGTATTTGTTTCCATATCTAAcataagaataaaaaaaaatgttttaatataaaaatatatcaaTGTATATTGCGcatcaatatttaaaaataatgatgatgataatctGTACATATAAAAGAAAGTCGTGTTAGTGATGTTATTTATAGTCCAAGAACGGCTGAACTGATTTGGTTGAAAATTATGGCGAGGTAGTGGGGAGGaggtgtggaggtagcttagaacggacataggatactttttacGCTCCTAACGCGTCACAATGAAGTCACACTAAGGCATTGTTTTTCTTAATACTGAGACGAGATTTCTCACACTGATATCTTTtttaagagacgaatgttaggctattaccGCTCAAAttctctataatacaaaagaaaaaaaaacactgatATCTTTGCTTGACAAAGGCCAGACTGAGAGGGCACAGCAgtttgcttctctttcgcgCTAATGGAGCTCCCGCGAACAGTTCGACAATTTGATAGTTTACCGGTAAAAAAGTTTCCATCGTGTGCATCTTTTTTTGCATCTGCATCGTCGTGCACAAATTAACGTGCATGGCAAAaatactaggtgtatgcatcaaaaatcgggatttttttacacacaaaaaacgtttataaaattttaatgcgattttctattttattcaaagtatgtgtcatcgctagctatacatttcttctatctctctgctaaatcatggattc
This sequence is a window from Anopheles cruzii unplaced genomic scaffold, idAnoCruzAS_RS32_06 scaffold01332_ctg1, whole genome shotgun sequence. Protein-coding genes within it:
- the LOC128276479 gene encoding palmitoyl-protein thioesterase 1-like isoform X2, with the translated sequence MSFGLVSRVEPCKRMKHFLRAGLVLSILTIPVLCEKLPIVLWHGMGDTCCFPFSLGGLKKFLQAELDVYVKSIEIGNSIVSDFKSGYMLHPNKQGSPYSVEMVCADLREDAALSGGFNGIGFSQGGQFMRALAQRCSTPRMNNLISLGGQHQGVFGLPNCPSLSSSTCERFRRLLNYAAYKDFMQNFLVQATYWHDPLNEEAYKNFSTFLADINNERTVNQTYINNLQLLNKFVMVRFNNDTIVQPVESQWFGYYKPGQDKETYTLRESNLFIEDRLGLKKMDDEKKIVFLKCMGNHLQFTKEWFKTYLFPYLT
- the LOC128276479 gene encoding palmitoyl-protein thioesterase 1-like isoform X1, which encodes MSFGLVSRVEPCKRMKHFLRAGLVLSILTIPVLCEKLPIVLWHGMGDTCCFPFSLGGLKKFLQAELDVYVKSIEIGNSIVSDFKSGYMLHPNKQVEMVCADLREDAALSGGFNGIGFSQGGQFMRALAQRCSTPRMNNLISLGGQHQGVFGLPNCPSLSSSTCERFRRLLNYAAYKDFMQNFLVQATYWHDPLNEEAYKNFSTFLADINNERTVNQTYINNLQLLNKFVMVRFNNDTIVQPVESQWFGYYKPGQDKETYTLRESNLFIEDRLGLKKMDDEKKIVFLKCMGNHLQFTKEWFKTYLFPYLT
- the LOC128276478 gene encoding palmitoyl-protein thioesterase 1-like, translating into RRALAQRCSTPRMNNLISLGGQHQGVFGLPNCPSLSSSTCERFRRLLNYAAYKDFMQNFLVQATYWHDPLNEEAYKNFSTFLADINNERTVNQTYINNLQLLNKFVMVRFNNDTIVQPVESQWFGYYKPGQDKETYTLRESNLFIEDRLGLKKMDDEKKIVFLKCMGNHLQFTKEWFKTYLFPYLT